The DNA sequence CGAAGATTTACTAGGACATATGCGTTTTACTGGTGATAGCGATGTGCCAGTTATTCCCCGAAACGCGCCCACTGTATTTAACCTAGCCTTATTTGAGCGCGGTTTATTTTGGGATAGCCGTGTTGAGCGTTTAAGAAATGGTGGCATAGCAACACCTGATTCCATTATAGATGAGCAGAATCGACGTCGTCCTGATGCTAACTTACCTAATACTGCCACCTTAGCCGATGCACAGGCAAGGTTTCCGGTAACCTCACCAGAAGAAATGCGCGGTGAATTTGCCGCACAAGCTGATAACCAAAGCTTACGCAATGAGCTAGTCGCGCGGCTAAACAATGAGGTCGAGGGGATAAACACTACTTGGCCTGAAGAGTTTGCCATAGCTTATGGTGATAATCAGGTAACCCTTGATAGAATATTCGAGGCCATTGGCGAATATCAACGTTCCATGGTGTTTATCAATAACCCTTGGCAAGCATACCTAAGTGGCAATACTCAAGCCTTAACAACACAGCAAAAACGCGGCGCGCTGTTATTTTTCACGCCAGCACGTGAACGAGGTGCTGGTTGTCATGCCTGTCATCGTGGTGATAACTTTTCTAATGAAAGACATCATTTAACTGGCTACCCACAAATTGGCTTAGGTACAGGTAATGAAAGTAGCACGGCAACAAGTCAAGATTTTGGCCGAGAAAATGTCAGCCAAGATAACCTAGATAGATTTCATTTTAGAACACCTAGCTTACTCAATATTGCTAGTTCAGCACCTTATGGTCACACTGGTGCCTATCAAACATTGGCGCAAGTTGTACAACATTACAATAACCCAACACAAGCAATAGATAATCTTTTTGCCGCCCAAGGTGGTCAGCCATTTAGCAATGGCATTGCGCCTTATTGTCAATTGCCGCAAATAGCTGCGTTAATGGATAAAAATAATCAAAGCTGTGAGCAAGTATTTCCTAACGCTTATGAAAATTCGCTGGAGGTTATCAATTACCTGCAAAATGCCAGAGCTGGTGCTATTGCCACCCGAGCAGCATTTAGAGCACGATTAAACTTATCTGCGCAGGATGTAGAAGATATTGTCGCCTTCTTACACAGCCTAACAGATCCTTGTGTTGAAAATAGAGACTGTTTAGCCCCTTGGATTATTGATGAGAATGATGAGGCAAGCTTTCCTGATAATAAAGCACTGATCGCCATCGACCATTTGGGTAATGCCCTATAACAGCAAATCGTGATAAGCACTGTGTATTTAACCTGAACTCGGTTTAAGAGATAAGTTAACAGTTTGAAATATCAATAATTAATCTACACATGTACTCTCTAGCTTGATATTTTTACTTAATTCAAGGCAAATTTCGCGTCAATAGCTAGCCTATTGCAAGTAAATTTAACGCAGAAGTTAGTAAAAATAGCTGCTAGAGAGCTATTTATTAAGCCGAGATCAGGTTATTTAGTGCTTATCGCAAAATATTAGAGGCGGACTATTCAAAAAACTGTGCGTATACCGCATAACTGGCATAACCTAAAATAGGCAACACCACCACTAATAACGGCAAAGCAATCACTAAGGTTAGCGCCATAATGGTCACTAACGTGGCGGCCCACTTTAACATTAACCACTTATATTGAAAGACAGTTTTCACACTTAAATTCACCGCCGCAACAAAGTTCATTTGCTGATGAATGATCAGCGGAATGGAGAATACCCCCAGCAAAAAGCCAATAATCGCCATAACAATCCCCACTAAGCCGCTATGCATTAAGTAAGAAAGCAAGGCATCTCGCATAGCGGGATCAGTGAAAAATTTATCATCCAGCGGGATAGGTTCAATACCAAAATAAAGGCCGTAAATCACTAAGGCATCAGTTATCCAGATAAAATAGCAAAGACATAAAATAAACACTAAAAACCAAATACCGCTACGCTTTTCCCCTTTAATGCGAATTAGGTCACTAAAGCTAGGTTGTTTATTTTGCTTAATCAAGGCGCCAGCTTGTTGAAAGCCAATAATAAGCAAAGGAGCAATAAGAAAAAATCCGGCCACAAATGGCATAATAGCTAAAGCAGCATCAACGCCAAGTAAAGCCCAATATAACACCAGCCCTATTAAACAAAAAAAACTACTAAAGAGTATGCTTATGGTTTTAGTTTCACTAAAAGCGTGCCACCCGAATGCTAACCAGCTCATTACCGAAGGTGTAGGCTGAACATTTGACATGAATATTACCTAACATGATTTTATAGTCTCTTTCGCTAGCTTAATAAATTGCCGGACAAATTAGTTTGATGCAAAACAGCAAAGCACCATAAAAACTGCTTTTAGCTATGGGTATACTTACTTCAACCTCTGCCACACTTCATATTCAACGCGCTTGCCGTCTTTAAAGCGGCTATTTTTACATAACCAGGTCCTTTAGCCTTTTTTAGCTTTCTTTGGCAATGTATTTATCTACACAGAAGCTACATACAGTCGCCACCATCCAAACCAGTAAGCCTATTAGCAAATCTTTATTCATATACAGCGAAGCTGCGATGCTAACCACAATGCACACGCCCATAGGCAAACTATGTTTCAACTCAATGCCCTCTTCTTATGACTCGTCATCTAGCTAGGTAAAAGGCCAATCTTTTATCAATTAACGGTAGCAGGCTAGTTAATTTCTTACGACAAAAGTAAAATCTAAGATATAACCAAAAAATATAAAAAATAATGACTTACAGAGTTATGCAATTGCATTAATAGCGCTACTATTATTTTTGCATACAATATGCGCAAAAAAATAATTTATTTCAAGGAAACAAGGATATAAGAAATGAAAAAAACAATAATGAAGAAGCTTGGACTTAGCGCAGTATCTTTACTTGCAGTTGCAACAGCCGCATATGCTGGTGGTGGCTACTGGGAGTACCGTAAAGTTTGTGAATATGAAACCATTACGGTGAACGACCCTATTACGCACTGTTCGTATAGTGGCTCAATTTATGCTGATGACCGCTCTACACCGCGTCCTCTCTATGTATCAAGCACTGACAAGCTTGATGGACATGTATCTTGCCCAGCAGAAAAAACCGTTTCTCGCGTTATGAAAGTAGAAGTAGATGACGGTGTTTGGAGGTTTGTAGATTACCGAGGAAATATTCCACTTACCGATGAATCACATAGCTATGATTCGCACCAAGAAACACGTGTAATTGAAGGTTCATGCCGCATGACCCGCGTATGGGTTCCATGTGATTCAAACAGACGCTGTTCTGGAGAGCCTTAATATAAATTAGTACAGACAAGATCTGACATTTATATTTGAAAAATTGGGGGTTATCCGTTTTTGACAAAAGAGTTAAATCTTTAATCAAAACTAACAAAAGGGTAACTCTCAACTTGTATATTAGCCATCAAGTCATTGAGCACAAAACTGATTTACTTAATCTTATCTAAGGAATAAAAATACATTTAAAGCATTACATTTATCCGTATAAGGCATTTTTGCTATTGATAATGCATATGTCTAATTACTGAAAAGTCCTCTTTAGAAATGAAGATTACCGGGGCTCCTTCTGCAACTCCAGCTCTAATTTCCCAACTAACTCTCCAGCTGCTACCTTTATCCGTTATTTTGTACTGGTGCTCCATTCTTTTCTTGTATGAGTTTGGGTAATTATCCTTAATAACTGTTTCAGCAATATATATAATTTTATTACGCTTACTTTTAGATATATCAGAGGCTGTAGCTTTAATTGATATAAAAAGCGCTAATATACTAATTAAAATAAATTTCACTATAGTCCCCCTAAAAGCAAAATAAATAAACCTTTATATATTCAAACCAGCAAAGGGCTCTGTTTCTATCACTTTAATCTCAGCCATACTTCATATTCAACACGCTTGCCGTCTTTAAAGCGACTATTGTGCCAATAGTCGCCTTTTATTTGATAACTAAACTGATATTTCCCTCCTGCTGTAGATTGATAGGAGGTATGAATAGGTGTTTCCGTATATTTATCATCGGTGAAGCTATAGCTACCTGCACCAGCAGCCCAGAACTTATCACCTGACATTGAGATAAAAGTATAGTGACCTTGTGAGAGTGTTTTAATAGCATTCATTTTGGCATCAGCATAATTCACCAACTTGCCTTCGCCGTTAACGTACTCCCCTTTTACCAGCTGCCAAGCACCATCAAAATGATTGGCAAAACTACTGCTACAGATAAACAAAAATAATACAACCACTAAACGAACAATACTGAACATAGCACCCTCTATTTCTTAAATAAAAAAGCCAAGGCAAAATACCTTGGCAATTAACATAAATGAAGAAGTTTTAACTAACAATAACTTGTTGGTTATTTGTTATTTCAATTGGTATTAAAACTGAGCGGTAAAGTTCACGCCCCAGTTTTCATCATTACTATCTTTTTGATCGGAATAAAAAGCACCTAAGGCAAAGTTGTCGGTGAAATAGTGGTTTACACTGACCGAGTAGTTATCATTCTCACCATAGCTAGCCGAGACAGAACTAAATTTATTAAAGTAGTAACTTGAATAAATCGACCAGTAATCATTATCCAAGACACTTGAACTACCATAATACCAATAGGCAGCACCCAGTACTAAATAACTTGTTGTTGAAATATTAGCAAAATACTTGGTTGATAAGCTATGCGTGTCAAAATCTTCATCCGTGTTATAACTAAAGCCTATATAATCGCTATCATTGAAATCAAAGTTATAGCTCACGGTATAGCTGAGGAAATTATTAATGTCATGGTAGCTAGCTTTTATAATGAGATTCTGAGTAATCAAGTAACCTAAATCCGCCCTATAATATGTATCTTGATCATCACTATTATGACCGCTTTGAGTTACAACTCCACTCGGTGAGAGCGCCATAAAATTACTGCTAGAACTGCTATCAATGTAACTTGCACCACCACCTAACAAAAAATTACCAATAAACCATTCACCATCAACATGAATTATCTGATTTTTAGAGCTAGCCTCAAAATCCACAATAGTCCCATCTTGATCTACGACAAGCACTTTATCATACTCTGATTTCATATAAGAATATGACACGCCAAGATTACTAATTGAATTGATATAATCAAATTCATTCAGCGGCCCTAAAGCCGTTCTAGCATCAAAGTAGTAGCGACTATTTAAGCTAAACCAGTCTAAATTCCCATTACGTTGATCTTGCGTTTGGTAGTTAATAGAAGAAAACGATTGAAAGCTGTCTTCAGCGTGAGCCGCTGAAAAAGCAAAAACAGAACTAGCAGCCATAGCTGCTGCAACTAATGATAGTCTCATAGAAAACATCCTTGTGAGGTTTAAAAGTGTGCATTATACAAAGCACAATGCAATTGTCGAACACTATAGCGAAGTACAAACAGTTATTAAACAGCAACTTACACTTTCTTACACTTAGGTTATTTTAAATCAAACGATTAAGAGAATAAGCGCTGTGCCCAACGGGTTAAGCCTGCGGTAACACTGCCAAAATGATCGCCCACCACTAATCGGCTATTTGGCATTTGTTGTTTTAAGAATTGGCTTAACACTGGCGATTTTGCTGTACCGCCTGTTACAAACACGACATCAGGCTGACATTGTGCCTGCTCAATAGC is a window from the Litorilituus sediminis genome containing:
- a CDS encoding cytochrome-c peroxidase yields the protein MTVRFAITIFLLNSLMLASTFAQNAPPRPPINPPVNPPPAPPTQPALTAQEIELHLQEIIRLEAIQPANLTRLNIPAITDEKAQLGKKLFFAKNLGGMQSVACASCHHPSLGGADATSLSVGINPVDELDISSEDLLGHMRFTGDSDVPVIPRNAPTVFNLALFERGLFWDSRVERLRNGGIATPDSIIDEQNRRRPDANLPNTATLADAQARFPVTSPEEMRGEFAAQADNQSLRNELVARLNNEVEGINTTWPEEFAIAYGDNQVTLDRIFEAIGEYQRSMVFINNPWQAYLSGNTQALTTQQKRGALLFFTPARERGAGCHACHRGDNFSNERHHLTGYPQIGLGTGNESSTATSQDFGRENVSQDNLDRFHFRTPSLLNIASSAPYGHTGAYQTLAQVVQHYNNPTQAIDNLFAAQGGQPFSNGIAPYCQLPQIAALMDKNNQSCEQVFPNAYENSLEVINYLQNARAGAIATRAAFRARLNLSAQDVEDIVAFLHSLTDPCVENRDCLAPWIIDENDEASFPDNKALIAIDHLGNAL
- a CDS encoding DUF2189 domain-containing protein, coding for MSNVQPTPSVMSWLAFGWHAFSETKTISILFSSFFCLIGLVLYWALLGVDAALAIMPFVAGFFLIAPLLIIGFQQAGALIKQNKQPSFSDLIRIKGEKRSGIWFLVFILCLCYFIWITDALVIYGLYFGIEPIPLDDKFFTDPAMRDALLSYLMHSGLVGIVMAIIGFLLGVFSIPLIIHQQMNFVAAVNLSVKTVFQYKWLMLKWAATLVTIMALTLVIALPLLVVVLPILGYASYAVYAQFFE
- a CDS encoding NTF2 fold immunity protein — protein: MKFILISILALFISIKATASDISKSKRNKIIYIAETVIKDNYPNSYKKRMEHQYKITDKGSSWRVSWEIRAGVAEGAPVIFISKEDFSVIRHMHYQ
- a CDS encoding putative porin, giving the protein MRLSLVAAAMAASSVFAFSAAHAEDSFQSFSSINYQTQDQRNGNLDWFSLNSRYYFDARTALGPLNEFDYINSISNLGVSYSYMKSEYDKVLVVDQDGTIVDFEASSKNQIIHVDGEWFIGNFLLGGGASYIDSSSSSNFMALSPSGVVTQSGHNSDDQDTYYRADLGYLITQNLIIKASYHDINNFLSYTVSYNFDFNDSDYIGFSYNTDEDFDTHSLSTKYFANISTTSYLVLGAAYWYYGSSSVLDNDYWSIYSSYYFNKFSSVSASYGENDNYSVSVNHYFTDNFALGAFYSDQKDSNDENWGVNFTAQF